In one Perca fluviatilis chromosome 7, GENO_Pfluv_1.0, whole genome shotgun sequence genomic region, the following are encoded:
- the LOC120563186 gene encoding calcium-transporting ATPase type 2C member 1-like isoform X2, which produces MLKKRELLLSEERQQFSEDETMVPVLTSRKASELPVNEVVCVLQADLQLGLTQGEVSRRRAYHGWNEFDISEDEPLWKKYISQVTRASR; this is translated from the exons ctttCCGAGGAGAGACAACAATTCAGTGAAGATGAGACCATGGTCCCGGTACTAACCTCCAGAAAAGCCAGCGAACTCCCCGTCAACGAAGTAGTGTGTGTCCTGCAG GCGGACCTGCAGCTGGGTCTGACCCAGGGCGAGGTGAGCCGGAGGAGAGCCTACCACGGCTGGAACGAGTTCGACATCAGTGAAGACGAGCCGCTATGGAAGAAATACATCTCCCAGGTAACCCGTGCATCACGCTAA